In Elgaria multicarinata webbii isolate HBS135686 ecotype San Diego chromosome 19, rElgMul1.1.pri, whole genome shotgun sequence, a genomic segment contains:
- the LOC134411244 gene encoding adenylate kinase isoenzyme 5-like gives LAGSAPYNQYEHLPPIKTQFSIESDSDMTESTGLIQEYDVFDPGRPRPKIIFVIGGPGSGKGTQSNRMAFHFGFVCVSVGEILRNQMIHRATSDRKWELIAKIIANGELAPSETAIEELKQQFIKQQDAKGFVVDGFPRDISQAFTFEEQIGSPDLVVFLACSSQQLHQRLEKRAQEQGRLDDRSHAIERRLETFKLNVPLIVKYYQEKGAIVRFDADREEDDIFADISNCVQQRLRPEATDVPDSPLPSPLDNLFSPSQESPKEEKTEQFLASLLPPPPNFIAMQPTSSNSRASFAAPSGGQNHPELRTNAIGTSLDIIASLIVISQTLRGAEFDPLEEFPRLSPTCDQR, from the exons CTTGCAGGTTCGGCACCGTACAACCAGTATGAACACCTGCCCCCCATCAAGACCCAATTCTCCATTGAGAGCGACTCAGACATGACCGAATCCACAGGCCTGATCCAAGAATATGATGTCTTCGATCCCGGCCGACCTCGGCCCAAGATCATTTTCGTGATAG GGGGCCCTGGGAGCGGGAAAGGGACTCAGAGCAATAGGATGGCCTTCCATTTCGGGTTCGTCTGCGTCTCCGTCGGAGAGATATTGCGCAACCAGATGATCCACCGTGCCACCAGCGACCGGAAGTGGGAACTCATTGCCAAGATCATCGCCAATGGGGAACTGGCCCCGTCG GAAACGGCCATTGAGGAACtgaaacagcagtttataaagcAACAAGATGCGAAGGGGTTTGTAGTGGACGGCTTTCCCAGGGACATCAGCCAAGCCTTCACATTTGAGGAGCAG ATCGGCTCCCCGGATCTTGTGGTGTTCTTGGCGTGTTCGAGCCAACAGCTCCACCAGCGGCTAGAAAAGCGCGCGCAAGAGCAGGGGCGGCTGGATGACCGCTCCCACGCCATCGAGCGCCGGCTGGAGACCTTCAAGCTGAACGTCCCGTTGATCGTGAAATACTACCAAGAGAAGGGAGCCATCGTGAGG TTCGACGCAGACAGGGAAGAGGATGATATATTTGCTGACATCAGCAACTGCGTCCAGCAGCGGCTGCGGCCAGAGGCAACAGACGTCCCAG ATTCTCCACTGCCGTCTCCACTGGACAATCTGTTCAGCCCAAGCCAAGAATCTCCAAAGGAAGAGAAGACGGAGCAG TTCTTGGCttctttgcttcccccacccccaaatttcatTGCCATGCAGCCCACATCCTCCAACAGCCGGGCGTCCTTTGCTGCCCCATCAGGCGGCCAGAAT CACCCAGAG CTGCGAACCAACGCAATTGGTACCAGCCTGGACATAATCGCTTCGCTCATTGTTATCAGCCAGACCCTGCGT GGGGCAGAGTTTGACCCCCTGGAGGAATTCCCCAGGTTATCTCCGACCTGTGACCAGAGATAA